One segment of Paenibacillus rhizovicinus DNA contains the following:
- a CDS encoding 3-hydroxybutyryl-CoA dehydrogenase, with protein sequence MTIQNVSVVGAGQMGRGIAQVAALAGCRVLLHDTDDARVSAALDAIGKALASGTAKGRLAPEAAATAFARIVPCGNLSAAAEAELVIEAATENMAVKKKIFGVLDGICGDRTILASNTSSLSLTELAAATTRPERVIGMHFMNPVPVMKLVEIIRGLRTSDETYDEVAELAGRMGKTALEVRDFPGFVSNRILMPMINEAVYAVYEGVATAETVDGIMELGMNHPMGPLALADLIGLDTCLAIMETLHEGFGDSKYRPCPLLRSYVHAGWLGRKSGRGFYVYGDGEGS encoded by the coding sequence GTGACGATTCAGAACGTATCCGTCGTCGGAGCCGGGCAGATGGGGCGCGGCATCGCGCAGGTCGCGGCGCTGGCGGGCTGCCGGGTGCTGCTGCATGACACCGACGACGCCCGCGTGTCCGCAGCGCTTGATGCAATCGGCAAGGCGCTCGCTTCCGGCACGGCCAAAGGACGCCTGGCGCCCGAAGCGGCGGCGACCGCGTTCGCGCGCATCGTGCCCTGCGGCAATCTGAGCGCGGCGGCCGAAGCGGAGCTGGTGATCGAAGCGGCGACGGAGAACATGGCGGTGAAGAAGAAGATTTTCGGCGTGCTGGACGGCATCTGCGGGGACCGGACGATTCTGGCAAGCAACACGTCCTCGCTCTCCTTGACGGAGCTGGCCGCGGCGACGACCCGGCCGGAGCGGGTCATCGGCATGCATTTCATGAACCCTGTTCCGGTCATGAAGCTGGTGGAAATCATCCGGGGGCTGCGAACGAGCGACGAGACGTACGACGAAGTGGCGGAGCTCGCGGGGCGGATGGGGAAGACGGCGCTGGAGGTGCGGGATTTTCCGGGCTTCGTGAGCAACCGGATCTTGATGCCGATGATCAATGAGGCGGTTTATGCGGTGTACGAGGGCGTGGCGACGGCGGAAACGGTCGACGGCATCATGGAGCTCGGCATGAATCACCCCATGGGGCCGCTCGCGCTGGCGGATCTGATCGGGCTCGATACCTGCCTTGCCATTATGGAGACGCTGCACGAAGGTTTCGGCGATTCCAAATACCGGCCTTGTCCCCTGCTTCGCAGCTATGTGCATGCAGGCTGGCTCGGACGCAAGAGCGGCCGGGGATTCTACGTCTACGGAGACGGGGAAGGGAGCTGA
- a CDS encoding ankyrin repeat domain-containing protein, with protein MNSSNDIDDQAAEAGLLTSYRAAYHAVKQGEAERLRELLAAHPGLAQARSVQGRTLLHQLCDWPGHYPRQLETARVLVEAGADVNARAIDPERGETALQWAASNDDAVMAGFLIDAGAPVDGLNDDRRPLAQSVWYGCRKVTELLLQRGAALDLELAAAVGRSELLPAFFDAEGALLPDAGHHREPVNIPIPGGARPEELLQQALIYAAIGGSLACAEYLLDRGADVNGTPSGFDRTGAAALHWAAAGGSTALTELLIRRGADLSLKDARYGSTPLGWAKHFAHPDVEAVLRKAASEA; from the coding sequence GTGAACTCTTCCAACGATATCGATGACCAAGCCGCGGAGGCGGGCCTGTTAACGAGTTATCGCGCCGCTTATCATGCCGTCAAGCAAGGCGAGGCCGAACGGCTGCGCGAGCTGCTTGCCGCGCACCCCGGCCTTGCGCAGGCCCGCTCGGTCCAGGGCCGCACGCTGCTGCACCAGCTGTGCGACTGGCCGGGCCATTACCCCCGCCAGCTGGAGACGGCCAGGGTGCTGGTCGAAGCCGGCGCTGACGTGAATGCCCGGGCAATCGATCCCGAACGCGGAGAGACCGCCCTGCAATGGGCTGCCAGCAACGACGATGCCGTTATGGCCGGCTTCCTGATCGACGCCGGGGCACCGGTCGACGGACTGAACGATGACCGAAGGCCGCTCGCCCAGTCCGTCTGGTACGGCTGCCGCAAGGTGACGGAGCTGCTGCTGCAGCGCGGAGCGGCGCTGGATCTGGAGCTCGCCGCGGCCGTGGGACGCAGCGAGCTGCTCCCCGCCTTCTTCGATGCGGAGGGCGCGCTGCTGCCAGACGCCGGACATCACCGCGAGCCGGTGAACATCCCCATTCCGGGCGGCGCCAGACCGGAGGAGCTGCTGCAGCAAGCGCTCATCTACGCGGCAATCGGCGGCAGCCTGGCATGCGCCGAGTACCTGCTGGACCGCGGCGCCGACGTGAACGGCACCCCTTCCGGCTTCGACCGGACGGGCGCGGCAGCCCTTCACTGGGCTGCGGCCGGCGGAAGCACCGCATTGACGGAGCTGCTCATCCGCCGCGGCGCGGACTTGTCGCTGAAGGATGCCCGGTACGGCAGCACGCCGCTCGGCTGGGCGAAGCATTTTGCGCATCCGGACGTCGAAGCCGTCCTGCGCAAGGCCGCTTCCGAAGCCTAG
- a CDS encoding glycosyltransferase family 2 protein, giving the protein MKMEVRSDAIRQALQEGRYDEAEKLATLKIKAGPLAPQSWVFLGEALMHGGFAGAARGAFDRAALLDPQAQWMPDVEKALAARPAGPVRIDIGRLLAPPAVVTVAAVIMTRNEARCIARCIASLADAADEIIVVDSDSTDDTVEIASRFPGVKILRGVTLQDDFAGKRNAVLPHIQSDWVLWVDADEWLLPEDAAAVREAAGIYNDAREHVVLNISQVNHVRGRQSTDFGVPRLFPLRRGLRYYGRVHEQVIIDGRDAYDESVLRRNVRIRLHHDGYEPERMASKGTVARNLKLLVRMIEEEPGNPGWLLYYARESMAAGEIANAKEALLRADAAAESTPGFGRRLQICMLLHRIYMSERAFLEAERACRKALRLQPDYPDALYHLAEAQLALAAETLREAQRHAEAAKSAFRAYRGTVSADETIADWKADLLLADLTLMRGNQGEAKAQYEALFARHPELAERRVKRGAKPRE; this is encoded by the coding sequence ATGAAGATGGAAGTACGTTCGGACGCGATTCGGCAGGCGCTTCAGGAAGGCCGTTACGACGAGGCGGAGAAGCTGGCGACGTTGAAAATCAAAGCGGGCCCGCTTGCCCCGCAAAGCTGGGTGTTCCTTGGCGAGGCACTGATGCACGGGGGATTCGCGGGAGCGGCGCGCGGCGCGTTCGACCGGGCTGCTCTTCTGGATCCTCAGGCGCAGTGGATGCCGGACGTGGAGAAAGCTTTGGCCGCGCGGCCCGCAGGCCCGGTGCGGATCGATATCGGGCGGCTGCTGGCGCCGCCGGCCGTCGTGACGGTCGCCGCGGTCATCATGACGCGTAACGAGGCGCGGTGCATCGCGCGCTGCATCGCCAGCTTGGCCGATGCGGCGGACGAGATTATCGTCGTCGATTCCGATTCCACGGACGACACGGTCGAGATTGCCTCGCGTTTCCCGGGCGTGAAGATTCTGCGCGGGGTGACGCTGCAGGATGATTTTGCCGGCAAACGAAACGCTGTCCTGCCGCATATTCAAAGCGACTGGGTGCTGTGGGTGGATGCCGACGAATGGCTGCTTCCTGAGGATGCAGCGGCGGTTCGCGAAGCGGCCGGCATCTATAACGATGCGCGCGAGCATGTCGTGTTGAATATAAGCCAGGTCAATCACGTTCGCGGCAGGCAGTCGACCGATTTCGGCGTGCCGCGGCTGTTCCCGCTGCGCAGGGGATTGCGTTATTACGGGCGGGTACATGAACAGGTGATCATTGATGGCCGGGACGCGTACGACGAATCCGTCCTGCGGCGCAATGTACGCATCCGTCTCCACCATGACGGCTATGAGCCGGAACGCATGGCCTCCAAGGGGACGGTCGCTCGCAATCTGAAGCTGCTCGTCCGAATGATCGAGGAGGAGCCGGGCAATCCCGGATGGCTGCTCTATTACGCACGCGAGTCGATGGCGGCCGGGGAGATCGCTAATGCGAAGGAGGCATTGCTGCGGGCGGATGCTGCCGCGGAGTCCACGCCGGGCTTCGGGCGGCGGCTGCAAATCTGCATGCTGCTGCACCGGATATACATGTCCGAGCGGGCGTTTCTTGAAGCGGAGCGCGCGTGCCGGAAGGCTCTTCGGCTGCAGCCGGATTATCCGGACGCGCTGTATCATCTGGCCGAGGCGCAGCTCGCCCTTGCGGCGGAGACGCTTCGGGAAGCGCAGCGCCATGCGGAAGCGGCGAAGTCCGCGTTCCGTGCCTATCGGGGAACCGTTTCGGCGGATGAAACGATCGCGGATTGGAAGGCGGATTTGCTGCTGGCCGACCTGACGCTGATGCGCGGCAATCAGGGGGAAGCGAAAGCGCAGTACGAGGCGCTGTTCGCGCGGCATCCGGAGCTGGCCGAGCGCCGGGTGAAGCGCGGGGCGAAGCCGCGGGAGTAG
- a CDS encoding sugar-binding transcriptional regulator yields the protein MYDERTDDKRGKMLDAVRMYYQLDYSQQEIAKQLGVSRPTVSRFIQQAKEEGYVVISIIDPLENNDLLAGKIERKFGLKKVVIVNVPNYTDAVVRKYLGVAAAKYLDNIIKDGDIVAATWGTTLYDVALNLQDKHVKDVKVVQLNGGVSHSETSTYASEIMSLFGKAFHTIPYFIPLPAIVDHPIVKKTIETDRHIRNILELGKKANIAMVTVGSPTEDSVLIRANYFSDAELKLIYEKGAGDICSRYFNINGTICSQELDQRTIGIELNDLKKKEQSILVAGGVRKVDGIYGALRGRYTNVLITDQFSAKYLMERP from the coding sequence ATGTATGACGAACGCACAGACGACAAACGAGGCAAAATGCTTGACGCCGTTCGTATGTATTACCAGTTGGACTACAGCCAACAGGAAATCGCCAAGCAGCTCGGCGTGTCCAGGCCGACAGTCAGCCGTTTCATTCAGCAGGCAAAGGAAGAAGGGTACGTGGTCATCAGCATCATCGACCCGCTCGAGAACAACGATCTGCTTGCCGGCAAAATCGAACGTAAATTTGGGCTCAAAAAAGTGGTTATCGTCAATGTACCGAACTATACCGACGCCGTCGTCAGGAAGTATCTCGGCGTCGCGGCGGCCAAGTACTTGGACAATATCATCAAGGATGGCGATATCGTCGCGGCGACGTGGGGAACGACGCTGTACGATGTTGCGCTGAACTTGCAGGACAAGCATGTGAAGGACGTCAAGGTCGTCCAGTTGAACGGCGGCGTCAGCCACTCGGAGACGAGCACCTATGCCAGCGAGATCATGAGCTTATTCGGCAAGGCGTTTCACACCATCCCGTATTTCATTCCCCTGCCAGCTATCGTGGACCATCCGATCGTCAAGAAGACGATCGAGACCGACCGGCATATTCGGAATATATTGGAGCTTGGGAAGAAAGCGAATATCGCGATGGTGACGGTCGGCTCGCCGACCGAAGACTCCGTCCTGATCCGGGCCAACTATTTCAGCGATGCGGAATTGAAGCTGATCTACGAGAAAGGGGCGGGGGACATTTGCTCCCGCTATTTCAATATCAACGGCACGATTTGTTCGCAAGAATTGGATCAGCGCACGATCGGAATCGAATTAAACGACTTGAAGAAGAAAGAGCAGTCCATCCTCGTGGCGGGCGGCGTTCGCAAAGTCGACGGCATTTATGGGGCGCTCCGCGGCAGATACACGAACGTGCTGATTACGGACCAGTTCTCGGCGAAGTATTTGATGGAACGCCCATAA
- a CDS encoding DinB family protein, whose product MLSRPAADEFGGHFGTYINLVADRSVLEQLEDNRRNATALFAKLTDEEANFRYAPDKWSLKEVLGHLADTERVMSYRMLRIARGDTTPLPGFDQDSYISNADFTASTVERLLADYEAVRASTVSLIRSIPAEAWTRKGTASNTEMSARAFAYVIAGHELHHLSIVRDRYLSA is encoded by the coding sequence ATGCTTAGCCGCCCTGCAGCCGATGAATTCGGCGGTCATTTCGGAACCTACATCAATCTTGTCGCGGATCGCAGCGTTCTCGAACAGCTCGAAGACAACCGCCGGAACGCGACGGCGCTGTTCGCGAAGCTGACGGACGAAGAAGCAAACTTCCGTTACGCGCCGGACAAATGGAGCCTGAAGGAAGTGCTCGGCCATCTGGCGGATACGGAACGCGTCATGAGTTATCGTATGCTTCGCATCGCCCGCGGGGATACGACGCCGCTGCCCGGATTCGACCAGGACAGCTACATCTCGAACGCCGACTTTACTGCAAGCACCGTGGAGCGATTGCTCGCGGATTACGAGGCCGTACGCGCCTCGACCGTAAGCTTGATTCGCTCGATCCCCGCGGAAGCCTGGACGCGCAAAGGCACTGCCAGCAATACGGAGATGTCGGCCCGCGCATTCGCTTACGTCATCGCAGGCCACGAGCTGCACCACTTGAGCATCGTTCGCGACCGATATCTTTCCGCGTAA
- a CDS encoding MFS transporter, whose amino-acid sequence MKFSWERNLAVLWTGVFFCSMAYSISIPFLPIFLNTELGVEHHLEAWSGIAFGITFLASALISPYWGSLADKYGRKPMLIRSGFSLAALYFINYFVHDPYLFLIVRIFQGLLAGFVPASIALVATNTPEEKTGYALGIMSTAGATGSIIGPLVGGVVSHYIGNREAFLFSSAIVLVSALVAVFFVKEQNFNRKATRSHVLDDLKHAMSNRSFMVLLSLVALSTFSVMILEPLITVYVLRMGVDKNSASLSSGIIFSAVGIATVIMAPRWGKIGRKVGYEKVLIIGLIGSGIGNLLQVLVTNYIGFGILRFGYGLFFAAVNPSINAMIVKTTEPDFRGRAFSLNQSSSQIATMAGPILGGLLGGWLPIRWIFVINGSMLLLAALMFKARNQSKSTVAARHS is encoded by the coding sequence ATGAAATTTTCGTGGGAACGAAATCTTGCCGTGCTGTGGACGGGCGTTTTCTTCTGCAGCATGGCGTACTCCATCTCCATTCCGTTTCTGCCGATCTTCCTGAACACGGAACTCGGCGTGGAGCATCATTTGGAGGCCTGGTCGGGCATCGCGTTCGGCATCACGTTTCTGGCCAGCGCGCTGATATCGCCCTACTGGGGCTCGCTAGCCGACAAGTACGGACGGAAGCCGATGCTGATCCGCTCGGGCTTCAGCTTGGCCGCTCTCTATTTCATCAATTATTTCGTGCACGATCCGTATTTGTTTCTGATCGTTCGGATCTTCCAGGGGCTGCTGGCCGGCTTCGTGCCTGCCTCCATCGCCCTTGTCGCGACGAATACGCCGGAAGAGAAGACGGGGTATGCACTCGGGATCATGTCGACGGCCGGCGCGACGGGGAGCATTATCGGACCGCTCGTCGGCGGCGTGGTCAGCCACTATATCGGCAATCGGGAAGCTTTTCTATTCTCCAGCGCCATCGTGCTCGTCTCCGCGCTCGTTGCCGTCTTCTTCGTGAAAGAGCAGAACTTCAATCGGAAGGCGACGCGGTCGCATGTGCTGGACGACTTGAAGCATGCGATGTCGAATCGCTCCTTCATGGTGCTGCTGTCGCTAGTCGCGCTCAGCACCTTCTCCGTCATGATCCTGGAGCCGCTCATTACGGTGTACGTGCTGCGGATGGGCGTCGACAAGAACAGCGCATCGCTCAGCTCCGGCATCATCTTCTCGGCCGTCGGCATCGCCACGGTCATCATGGCGCCGCGCTGGGGCAAGATCGGCCGGAAGGTCGGGTACGAGAAGGTGCTTATTATCGGGCTCATCGGCAGCGGGATCGGCAATCTGCTGCAGGTGCTCGTGACGAATTACATCGGCTTCGGCATCCTTCGTTTCGGTTACGGGCTGTTCTTCGCGGCGGTGAACCCGTCCATCAATGCAATGATCGTGAAGACGACGGAACCGGATTTCCGGGGACGGGCGTTCAGCTTGAACCAATCGTCTTCCCAGATCGCCACGATGGCGGGGCCGATTCTCGGCGGATTGCTCGGCGGCTGGCTGCCGATCCGCTGGATTTTCGTCATCAACGGCAGCATGCTGCTGCTGGCGGCGCTGATGTTCAAAGCCAGAAACCAAAGCAAGTCGACGGTTGCCGCACGGCATAGCTAA
- the queF gene encoding preQ(1) synthase: MAGRSKEELQENGISHLGNQGTQYLFNYSPEVLETFENKHVGRDYFVKFNTPEFTSLCPITGQPDFASLYISYIPDVKMVESKSLKLYLFSFRNHGDFHEDCMNIIMNDLIALMEPRYIEVWGKFTPRGGISIDPYTNWGRPGTKFEEMAHFRLMNHDLYPEKVDNR, translated from the coding sequence ATGGCAGGAAGATCGAAAGAAGAATTGCAAGAGAACGGCATCTCCCACTTGGGCAACCAAGGCACGCAGTATCTGTTCAATTACAGCCCGGAAGTACTGGAAACGTTCGAGAACAAGCATGTCGGCCGGGACTATTTCGTCAAATTCAATACGCCGGAATTTACGAGCCTATGCCCCATTACGGGCCAGCCGGACTTTGCGTCCCTCTACATCTCGTACATCCCCGACGTGAAGATGGTGGAAAGCAAATCGCTGAAGCTGTACCTGTTCAGCTTCCGCAACCATGGCGATTTCCATGAGGATTGCATGAACATTATCATGAACGACCTGATCGCGCTCATGGAGCCGCGCTACATCGAAGTGTGGGGCAAATTCACGCCGCGCGGCGGCATCTCGATCGACCCGTACACGAACTGGGGCCGGCCGGGCACGAAATTCGAGGAAATGGCCCACTTCCGCCTCATGAATCACGACCTGTACCCGGAGAAAGTGGACAACCGCTAA
- the deoC gene encoding deoxyribose-phosphate aldolase, which translates to MDKELGGAALAAYFDHTLLKPESKLSDIVKLCAEAKQYRFATVCINPYWVAEAAEQLKGSEVGVTTVIGFPLGANNTFVKVAETRDALASGATEIDMVLNVGALKSGQLEAVERDVRSVAEACKGKALLKVILEVGLLTDEEKTTACAVCKRAGADYVKTSTGFGPGGATVKDIALMREAVGPEMGVKASGGVRDLETVRSLIAAGATRIGASASVTIVSGGTGEGY; encoded by the coding sequence ATGGATAAGGAATTGGGAGGAGCAGCGCTGGCTGCTTACTTTGACCATACATTGCTGAAACCGGAATCGAAGCTTTCGGACATCGTTAAATTGTGTGCGGAAGCGAAACAGTACCGCTTCGCGACGGTTTGCATTAACCCGTACTGGGTCGCGGAAGCGGCGGAACAGCTGAAAGGATCGGAGGTCGGCGTCACGACGGTCATCGGATTCCCGCTCGGCGCGAACAACACGTTCGTCAAAGTCGCGGAAACGAGAGACGCGCTCGCGAGCGGCGCGACCGAGATCGACATGGTGCTGAACGTCGGTGCCTTGAAATCGGGCCAACTCGAAGCGGTCGAACGGGACGTGCGGTCCGTGGCGGAAGCATGCAAAGGAAAAGCCTTGCTGAAGGTCATTCTGGAGGTCGGCTTGCTGACTGACGAAGAGAAGACGACGGCATGCGCGGTCTGCAAGCGCGCGGGCGCCGATTATGTGAAGACGTCCACGGGCTTCGGTCCCGGCGGCGCGACCGTGAAGGATATCGCGCTTATGCGCGAGGCGGTCGGACCGGAGATGGGCGTGAAAGCATCCGGTGGCGTACGCGACCTGGAGACGGTCCGCAGCTTGATCGCAGCGGGCGCGACGCGCATCGGAGCCAGCGCAAGCGTGACGATCGTAAGCGGCGGCACGGGCGAAGGCTACTAA
- a CDS encoding ABC transporter permease: protein MWTTIEQIFPYAIMFTIPLLITALGGLFSERSGVVNIGLEGLMVMGSFVGALTISKLQEAWPHHTVQAIWIGLLVALAAGIVFSLLHAFASVHLSANQVISGTAINMIAGAITVFLSRNITGSGNIRLMNGFQPFDVPLLSDIPIIGPLVFTKTYWTTWMILAVVLISAWVLKKTPFGLRLRSCGEYPQAAEAAGVNVRRMRYIGVMISGAFASLGGAILLVTIAGEFTGTVAGLGFLSLAALIFGQWRPLGILAATLFFGFASTVANVSQVIPALKHIPPIILSLFPFVVTLIALVIFSKSSQAPKAAGEVFDSGKR from the coding sequence ATGTGGACGACAATCGAGCAAATATTCCCGTACGCGATCATGTTCACGATTCCGCTGCTCATCACCGCCCTGGGCGGACTGTTCAGCGAACGGAGCGGCGTCGTCAATATCGGTCTGGAAGGGCTCATGGTCATGGGTTCCTTCGTCGGCGCGCTGACGATCAGCAAGCTGCAGGAAGCTTGGCCGCATCATACGGTGCAAGCCATCTGGATCGGTCTGCTAGTCGCGCTGGCCGCGGGGATCGTCTTCTCCCTGCTTCATGCCTTCGCGAGCGTTCATCTCAGCGCGAACCAGGTCATCAGCGGTACCGCGATCAACATGATTGCGGGCGCCATCACGGTGTTCTTGTCACGGAACATTACGGGCAGCGGGAACATCCGCTTGATGAACGGCTTCCAGCCGTTCGACGTACCGCTGCTATCCGATATTCCGATCATCGGGCCGCTTGTGTTCACCAAGACCTATTGGACGACCTGGATGATTCTCGCCGTCGTGCTGATCAGCGCTTGGGTGCTGAAGAAGACGCCGTTCGGCTTGCGTCTGCGTTCGTGCGGCGAATATCCGCAGGCAGCGGAAGCAGCTGGTGTCAATGTGCGCAGAATGCGGTATATTGGGGTTATGATATCCGGCGCATTCGCCTCGCTCGGAGGCGCGATTCTGCTCGTTACGATTGCCGGCGAGTTCACGGGTACCGTTGCCGGACTCGGCTTCCTCTCCTTGGCGGCGCTTATATTCGGCCAATGGCGTCCGCTTGGCATCCTTGCGGCGACGCTGTTCTTCGGCTTCGCCAGCACGGTCGCGAACGTATCGCAGGTTATTCCGGCGTTAAAGCATATCCCGCCGATAATACTCAGCTTGTTCCCATTCGTGGTAACATTGATCGCGCTCGTTATTTTCTCCAAGAGCTCGCAGGCGCCGAAGGCCGCAGGGGAGGTATTCGATTCCGGAAAACGCTAA
- a CDS encoding acetyl-CoA C-acetyltransferase: protein MAETVIIGGARTPFGKFGGVLKGRPAVELGGIALQGALRRSGISPLSVDEVIMGMAIQAGAGQNPARQAALFAGFNAEVPAETVNKVCASGMRSITLASQIIAAGDAEIIAAGGMESMSNVPYAMRDYRFGKRMGDGTATDLLQRDGLRCATEGRHMGDYADSIAAEYGISRTEQDEWALRSHERAVQGILQGIFAAEIVPVPLEDGTPPAASHVFAVETDEPPRGDTSLKKLAALRPAFAAAGTTGTITAGNAPGVNDGAAAVIVTSKARAIREGCAPLATILGHAAVSLEPRLYPIAPALAVQKLLQRQGLQLDAVDRIELNEAFAAVVLACGRLLGWDSDKVNVHGGAIALGHPVGASGARIVGTLVNGLRRRGGGLGIAAVCSGGGQGDAVLIRVEG from the coding sequence TTGGCTGAAACGGTTATTATCGGCGGCGCGCGAACGCCTTTCGGCAAATTCGGCGGCGTGTTGAAGGGACGGCCGGCGGTGGAGCTCGGAGGCATTGCGCTTCAAGGCGCGCTGCGGCGGAGCGGGATTTCTCCATTGTCGGTGGACGAAGTCATCATGGGCATGGCGATCCAAGCAGGTGCGGGACAGAACCCGGCGCGGCAAGCGGCGTTGTTCGCCGGGTTCAATGCCGAGGTGCCCGCAGAGACGGTGAACAAGGTGTGCGCCTCCGGCATGCGGAGCATCACGCTGGCCTCGCAGATCATTGCCGCGGGCGATGCGGAGATCATCGCGGCCGGCGGCATGGAAAGCATGAGCAACGTACCCTACGCCATGCGGGATTACCGGTTCGGAAAGCGCATGGGTGACGGTACCGCCACGGATCTGCTGCAGCGCGATGGACTTCGCTGCGCGACCGAAGGCCGGCATATGGGCGATTATGCCGACAGTATCGCCGCCGAATACGGCATTTCCCGCACGGAGCAGGATGAGTGGGCGCTGCGAAGCCACGAGCGCGCGGTGCAGGGGATTTTGCAGGGGATCTTCGCTGCGGAAATCGTCCCGGTTCCGTTGGAGGACGGAACGCCGCCCGCCGCGAGTCACGTGTTCGCCGTCGAAACGGATGAACCGCCGCGCGGGGACACGAGTCTGAAGAAGCTCGCCGCGCTTCGGCCGGCCTTCGCGGCAGCTGGCACGACGGGCACGATTACGGCGGGCAACGCGCCGGGCGTGAACGACGGCGCGGCGGCGGTTATCGTCACCTCGAAAGCTCGCGCGATACGCGAAGGCTGCGCGCCGCTCGCGACGATCCTCGGGCATGCGGCGGTCAGCTTGGAGCCGCGCCTGTACCCGATCGCGCCGGCGCTGGCGGTGCAGAAGCTGCTGCAGCGGCAGGGGCTGCAGCTCGATGCGGTCGACCGGATCGAGCTGAACGAGGCGTTTGCCGCAGTCGTGCTCGCCTGCGGCCGCCTGCTCGGCTGGGATAGCGATAAGGTGAACGTGCATGGCGGCGCGATTGCGCTCGGGCATCCCGTCGGGGCGAGCGGCGCGAGGATCGTCGGCACGCTGGTGAACGGGCTGCGGCGGCGCGGCGGCGGACTGGGCATAGCCGCCGTCTGCAGCGGCGGCGGGCAAGGGGATGCGGTGCTGATTCGGGTTGAAGGGTAG
- a CDS encoding acyl-CoA dehydrogenase family protein, producing MEFGLSEEEAMIQDMAARYAEQETARRVGPLDESESFDRQSFDELAELGFTALPWPEEDGGAGGGFVGFALVLQELSRVNASLAAALWAHVYLAAWPLMRGGSAEAKRQYKGPLLEGSMLATGVLPGAVGGASRLRVGIEARAEGGEYVLEGQQKYVLGGSQADLFVVYAETAGPSGGVRKRYSAFLVGKDMPGLDIQPVTKKLGLRSAGMAHLTFRDCRVSSDFRLGREGQGNALARGAVAGVRCGLAAVAAGIARGAADAALGYAKSRSQFGKPIAKHQAIAFLLADMEAGANAAQLLAHQAAWRADAGIADGGKAAALALRYAADAAMAGSIQAVQVYGGYGYMKEYPVERYMRDAKALQMFKGLDGLDRLD from the coding sequence ATGGAATTCGGACTTTCGGAGGAAGAGGCGATGATCCAGGACATGGCGGCGCGGTATGCGGAGCAGGAAACCGCGCGCCGGGTCGGACCGCTCGATGAGTCGGAGTCATTCGACCGGCAGTCGTTCGACGAGCTGGCGGAGCTGGGGTTCACGGCTTTGCCCTGGCCGGAGGAAGACGGCGGCGCGGGCGGCGGCTTCGTCGGTTTCGCGCTCGTGCTGCAGGAGCTCTCGCGGGTGAATGCTTCGCTAGCCGCCGCGTTGTGGGCGCATGTGTATTTGGCGGCGTGGCCGCTTATGCGAGGCGGCAGCGCAGAGGCGAAACGGCAGTATAAGGGGCCGCTGCTGGAAGGAAGCATGCTGGCAACCGGCGTATTGCCGGGCGCGGTCGGCGGCGCCTCACGGCTGCGGGTAGGCATCGAAGCGAGAGCGGAGGGCGGCGAGTATGTGCTGGAAGGCCAGCAGAAATACGTGCTTGGCGGCTCGCAAGCGGATCTCTTCGTCGTATATGCGGAGACGGCCGGGCCATCCGGGGGCGTGCGCAAGCGGTACAGCGCTTTTCTCGTCGGCAAAGACATGCCCGGACTCGACATTCAGCCCGTGACGAAGAAACTGGGCCTGCGATCCGCAGGAATGGCGCACCTGACATTCCGGGATTGCCGCGTATCGTCGGATTTCCGCTTGGGCCGGGAGGGCCAGGGAAACGCGCTTGCGCGTGGCGCGGTCGCCGGCGTGCGCTGCGGATTGGCGGCGGTCGCTGCGGGCATCGCGCGGGGAGCGGCCGATGCCGCGCTCGGTTATGCCAAGTCGCGTTCGCAGTTCGGCAAGCCGATCGCGAAGCATCAAGCGATCGCTTTTCTGCTGGCGGATATGGAAGCGGGCGCGAATGCGGCGCAGCTGCTCGCGCATCAGGCCGCATGGCGCGCGGATGCCGGAATAGCGGATGGCGGCAAGGCCGCTGCGCTGGCGCTTCGGTATGCCGCCGATGCGGCGATGGCGGGCAGCATCCAAGCCGTGCAGGTGTACGGCGGCTATGGCTATATGAAAGAATATCCCGTCGAACGGTACATGCGGGATGCGAAGGCGCTGCAAATGTTCAAAGGGCTCGACGGGCTGGATAGGCTAGATTAA